One window from the genome of Fulvivirga lutea encodes:
- a CDS encoding lysylphosphatidylglycerol synthase domain-containing protein, which produces MNTKPSQSYYKVYLITAKLLVLGVIGYLLFDKLKSQDRLATQLYESTLHLIKNNYWPLILVIALMPLNWLLESLKWKILVNKVTPINLMDSLKGVLAGLTLSFATPHGIGDYFGRILTIQEKGREGLVSSLFISRSTQMIATAIFGLVGLDYLYGFWWPFAALVILIFAIVIVFSLLNWMSHFNVFARYLSLVKSYSFSTLLKIQFLSMIRYLVFAMQFVIIIKALIPAINFSLAFAGSTYIFLAKSILPTFNFLSDLGIREYSAIYFFEKYSVEIIPIVNASLLLWLINILIPTLVGIPSMLKLKWSLSSKQSV; this is translated from the coding sequence ATGAATACGAAACCTTCCCAATCTTATTACAAGGTTTATCTGATCACGGCCAAATTACTTGTTCTTGGAGTAATTGGGTATTTGCTATTCGACAAGCTTAAATCACAAGATAGATTAGCCACGCAGCTTTATGAATCCACTCTACATTTAATCAAAAATAATTATTGGCCGTTGATACTTGTTATTGCATTAATGCCACTTAACTGGCTGTTGGAATCACTCAAGTGGAAAATATTGGTTAACAAAGTAACGCCCATTAACTTAATGGATTCGCTAAAGGGTGTACTTGCCGGCCTTACATTAAGCTTTGCTACTCCTCATGGTATTGGTGATTATTTCGGTAGAATTTTAACAATTCAGGAAAAAGGTCGTGAGGGGTTGGTCAGTTCCCTCTTTATTAGTAGATCAACTCAGATGATTGCAACGGCAATATTCGGATTGGTAGGTCTGGATTATCTTTATGGTTTTTGGTGGCCTTTCGCGGCTTTGGTTATCCTAATTTTTGCGATAGTCATAGTCTTTAGTCTTCTTAATTGGATGAGTCACTTTAATGTCTTTGCCAGGTACTTATCTCTAGTAAAAAGCTACTCATTTAGCACGCTTTTAAAGATTCAGTTTCTATCGATGATTAGATATCTGGTATTTGCCATGCAATTTGTCATCATTATCAAAGCACTCATACCGGCTATTAATTTCTCGTTAGCATTTGCCGGGTCAACCTATATTTTTCTTGCCAAATCTATTCTGCCCACATTTAATTTTCTAAGCGATTTAGGCATAAGAGAGTATTCGGCAATTTATTTCTTTGAGAAGTATAGTGTGGAAATTATACCAATTGTAAATGCAAGCCTGTTGCTTTGGCTCATTAATATATTAATTCCTACACTTGTGGGTATTCCCTCAATGCTTAAACTTAAATGGTCTCTATCCTCGAAACAATCAGTTTAA
- the ruvC gene encoding crossover junction endodeoxyribonuclease RuvC: MAKLEKNTQSEQIILGLDPGTSVMGYGLISVKGQQLKLLQFGVIHLSKYSTHELKLKKIFDRVISLIDDFNPDEVALEAPFYGKNVQSMLKLGRAQGVSMAAALSREIPITEYAPKKVKQSVTSNGNASKEQVANMLMTLLKIKEMPKLLDATDALAVAVCHHFQKGGSEKAGAKSWKAFVGENPGRVK; encoded by the coding sequence ATGGCCAAATTAGAGAAAAATACTCAAAGCGAACAGATCATTCTAGGTCTAGACCCTGGTACAAGCGTCATGGGTTATGGGTTAATATCAGTGAAAGGCCAACAGCTGAAATTATTGCAATTCGGTGTAATACACTTGAGTAAGTATAGCACCCATGAATTGAAGCTGAAAAAGATCTTTGACCGTGTCATTAGCCTAATTGATGATTTCAACCCTGACGAGGTAGCACTTGAAGCCCCTTTTTATGGTAAAAACGTTCAGTCTATGCTGAAACTTGGTAGGGCCCAGGGAGTATCTATGGCGGCTGCCCTAAGTAGAGAAATCCCGATTACCGAATATGCCCCGAAAAAAGTGAAGCAATCAGTAACGAGTAATGGTAATGCTTCGAAAGAGCAGGTGGCCAATATGCTTATGACATTATTGAAGATTAAGGAAATGCCTAAACTTTTGGATGCCACTGATGCGTTGGCCGTGGCAGTATGCCATCATTTTCAAAAAGGTGGTAGCGAAAAGGCAGGCGCTAAAAGTTGGAAGGCGTTTGTTGGAGAGAATCCGGGGAGGGTGAAATAA
- a CDS encoding T9SS type A sorting domain-containing protein, translating into MTKFLVVITCLLAINTAYSQEVIATAGEESINSTGVVNFTIGEVFTANYLNVSEGFHQPQLTVVTNINNLTEKSGFQVYPNPVNSNLTINANKESIRKAIVVDMHGKVLHQTTFFQNTSIDFNSYGAGFYIIMIQEKNKTTKFKVFKQ; encoded by the coding sequence ATGACAAAATTTCTTGTAGTAATTACATGTCTTTTAGCAATCAATACAGCTTATAGTCAGGAAGTTATCGCTACCGCAGGTGAGGAATCGATAAACTCCACTGGTGTTGTTAATTTTACTATAGGTGAAGTTTTTACAGCCAATTATTTAAATGTGAGTGAAGGTTTTCATCAACCACAATTAACAGTAGTTACTAATATTAATAATCTAACAGAAAAATCAGGCTTTCAAGTTTACCCTAACCCTGTAAATAGTAACCTCACAATTAACGCAAATAAAGAATCTATTCGTAAAGCAATAGTTGTTGATATGCACGGAAAAGTGTTACATCAAACTACTTTCTTCCAAAATACAAGTATTGACTTCAACTCTTATGGAGCCGGCTTCTATATTATTATGATTCAAGAAAAAAATAAGACAACTAAATTTAAAGTATTCAAACAATGA